The Virgibacillus dokdonensis genome includes a window with the following:
- the hpaD gene encoding 3,4-dihydroxyphenylacetate 2,3-dioxygenase: MNFNIIRAGRAVLHVTDIEKSRLFYEKLGFVVTDTDNGNLFLRGLEEHNHHSLWLKQKQEPAVEVISYKVTSEKDIDELESFFRRQGREVKRIKAGEQPAVGQTIRVQDITGIPIEFYAEMETVERLLQRYDLHTGAKVQRIDHFNCMVRDVETAYHYYLHKLDFACSEYTVGEHQKIWAAWLHRKPSVHDVAFMNGVGPRLHHIGFWLKDPMSLIDGCDVLAASGYSTNIERGPGRHGLSNAFFLYVRDPDGHRIELYNGDYLTSDPDFKPIKWDLDDPMRQTFWGHEAPDSWFDEASDVLDIQTGQKIALQQPKLKKSKPQFIM; encoded by the coding sequence GTGAATTTTAATATTATACGTGCCGGTCGTGCTGTCTTACATGTTACCGATATAGAAAAGTCGCGTTTATTTTACGAAAAACTTGGATTTGTCGTCACGGATACTGATAATGGAAATTTGTTTCTTCGTGGTTTAGAAGAGCATAATCATCATAGCTTATGGTTAAAACAGAAACAAGAGCCAGCTGTGGAAGTAATTAGTTACAAAGTGACCTCAGAAAAAGATATAGATGAACTTGAAAGTTTTTTTAGGCGTCAAGGAAGAGAAGTAAAGCGGATCAAAGCAGGAGAACAGCCTGCTGTTGGTCAAACAATTCGTGTGCAGGATATAACAGGTATTCCAATAGAATTTTATGCAGAAATGGAGACAGTGGAGCGACTCTTACAACGGTATGATTTGCACACTGGTGCAAAAGTTCAACGAATTGATCATTTTAACTGTATGGTGCGCGATGTCGAAACAGCTTACCACTATTATTTGCACAAACTAGATTTTGCCTGTTCAGAATACACAGTAGGGGAGCATCAAAAAATATGGGCAGCATGGCTTCATCGTAAGCCATCTGTTCATGATGTTGCATTTATGAATGGAGTAGGCCCTCGTTTACACCATATTGGATTTTGGTTAAAAGATCCTATGAGCCTCATTGATGGATGTGATGTGCTAGCAGCGTCAGGATATAGCACCAATATAGAAAGAGGACCTGGTCGCCATGGGCTTTCGAACGCTTTTTTCCTATACGTGAGAGACCCAGATGGACACCGAATCGAATTATATAATGGTGATTATTTAACGAGTGACCCTGATTTCAAACCTATAAAATGGGATTTGGATGATCCAATGCGGCAAACCTTTTGGGGACATGAAGCTCCAGATAGCTGGTTTGATGAAGCTTCAGACGTTTTAGATATACAAACCGGTCAAAAAATAGCATTACAGCAGCCTAAACTGAAAAAAAGTAAGCCGCAATTTATCATGTAG
- the hpaE gene encoding 5-carboxymethyl-2-hydroxymuconate semialdehyde dehydrogenase, whose protein sequence is MKQQVKDVPHYINGKFVTTVQEEVFENISPFTNQTINRVASGNKADIDLAVDAAKKAFYGEWGQLKIKERLAYIYKIADVIDEHIDEIAPLESFDTGLPISQTKKMVSRAAYNFRFYAEMVATRMVGEAYQVDDEFLNYTIHKPVGVAGLITPWNAPFMLETWKLAPALATGNTVVLKPAEWSPLTANRLAEIIDKVGLPDGVFNVVHGYGETAGAALVSHPDVPLISFTGETTTGSEIMKNGADSLKRFSMELGGKSPIIVFEDADVERALDACTWGIFSFNGERCTANSRLYVHESIASTFIEQLKERIFNIKVGDPLNENTQVGPLIHKEHYENVRSYLDLAKEEGCEVISGHAPRNSEGNYVPPTLILHAKNNMRIVQEEIFGPVIAAMTFTDEAEVIHLANDVRYGLAGYVWTKDIQRGHRVAQAIDSGMLWVNAQNVRDLRTPFGGSKHSGIGREGGHYAFDFYTETQIIHVALKDHYIPQFGK, encoded by the coding sequence ATGAAGCAACAAGTAAAGGATGTTCCGCATTATATTAATGGAAAATTTGTTACTACAGTTCAGGAGGAAGTCTTTGAAAATATTAGTCCATTTACCAATCAAACAATCAATCGAGTAGCGTCAGGGAATAAAGCGGATATAGATCTAGCTGTGGATGCTGCTAAAAAAGCATTTTACGGTGAGTGGGGACAATTAAAAATAAAGGAAAGGCTGGCTTATATTTATAAAATTGCCGATGTCATCGATGAACATATTGACGAAATTGCCCCACTCGAGTCATTTGATACGGGGTTGCCAATAAGTCAGACAAAGAAAATGGTAAGTAGAGCAGCATATAATTTCCGTTTTTATGCAGAGATGGTTGCAACAAGGATGGTTGGAGAAGCATATCAAGTAGACGATGAATTTTTAAATTACACCATTCATAAGCCTGTTGGAGTAGCTGGTTTAATTACACCTTGGAATGCACCATTTATGTTAGAAACTTGGAAGCTTGCACCTGCACTTGCTACTGGAAATACTGTCGTGTTAAAGCCAGCAGAATGGTCACCGTTAACAGCGAATCGTTTAGCGGAAATTATAGATAAAGTAGGGTTGCCAGATGGTGTGTTTAATGTTGTTCATGGTTATGGAGAAACAGCTGGAGCAGCACTGGTGTCACACCCTGATGTGCCTTTAATCTCATTCACTGGAGAAACAACAACAGGTTCAGAAATTATGAAAAATGGAGCGGATAGCTTGAAGCGTTTTTCGATGGAACTTGGTGGCAAGTCACCGATTATAGTGTTTGAAGATGCAGATGTAGAAAGAGCGTTAGATGCTTGTACATGGGGAATTTTCTCTTTCAATGGGGAGCGTTGTACAGCTAATTCACGTCTCTATGTACATGAAAGTATTGCTTCCACATTTATTGAACAGTTAAAAGAACGAATTTTCAATATAAAAGTTGGAGATCCGCTTAATGAAAATACACAAGTAGGACCGTTAATTCATAAAGAACATTATGAAAATGTGCGGAGCTATTTGGATTTAGCAAAAGAAGAAGGTTGTGAAGTAATAAGTGGTCATGCACCAAGGAATAGTGAGGGAAACTATGTTCCACCGACTTTAATTCTCCATGCGAAAAATAATATGCGTATCGTTCAGGAAGAAATTTTTGGCCCCGTCATAGCAGCGATGACATTCACGGATGAAGCGGAAGTAATTCATTTAGCTAATGATGTTCGCTACGGGCTTGCAGGTTATGTGTGGACAAAGGATATACAGCGTGGGCATCGGGTTGCTCAAGCCATTGATTCAGGAATGTTATGGGTTAATGCTCAAAATGTAAGGGATTTAAGGACACCATTTGGAGGATCAAAGCATAGTGGTATAGGGCGTGAAGGTGGACATTACGCTTTTGATTTTTATACAGAAACGCAGATTATTCATGTTGCATTGAAGGATCACTATATTCCGCAATTTGGTAAATAA